The Phaeacidiphilus oryzae TH49 region GATGCGGTGGAGTCGCGGCTGCACAGCGCGGTCTGCTCCGGAAAGGTCTCGCTGTCCGCCGCCCAGCAGGCCATCGCCGCGGACTGGGCCACCGCCGAGAGCCGGCTCGGCATCACGCCCTGACCGCCGCCTTGGGGGCGTCCGTTCGGGATGTGAACCCGGCAACGCCACATGGCATCCACGGAATACACTCACCGAATGCGATCCGAAGTCAAGCAGGACCCTCCCGCCGCCAGGCCCAAGCGGCTCCCGCGCGCCGTGCGCGAGCAGCAGATGTTGGACGCGGCGGTCCGGGTGTTCTCGCGCTCCGGTTACCACGCGGCCTCGATGGACGAGATCGCCGAGCAGTGCGAGGTCTCCAAGCCGCTGCTCTACCTCTACCTGGGGTCCAAGGAGGAGCTCTTCGGCGCCTGCCTGCGGCGGGAGGCGGACCGGCTGATCGAGGCGCTCGCCGACGCGGTCGACCCCGAACTCGAACCGGGGGAGCAGCTGTTCCGCGGCCTGGTCGCGTTCTTCGCGTTCGTCGCCGAGCACCGGGAGAGCTGGATCGTCCTCTACCAGCAGGCGCGTTCGCAGGGCGGCCCGATCGTGGCCGAGGTGGTCGAGGTGCGCCGGATGGTGACCGCAGCGGTCGCCGGCCTGGTCCGCGCCTCCGCCCCGGTGGCCGGGGCGGAGGGCGAGGCCGGCCCCGTGCTGCCCGAGCAGCGCGCGGCCGAGCAGCGCGGCGCCGAGGGTCGCGGCGAGGCGGTGGCGATCGCCCACGCGCTGGTCGGCGGGGCCGACGCGCTGGCCGACTGGGTGCTGGCCAGTTCCGGCGCGGAGCCGCCGGAGACCACCGCGCGGCGGCTGATGAACGTGTTCTGGATCGGCCTGGAGCGCCGGATGGCCGGCGAGCGGTACACCGACTCGTCCGGGTGATCGTCTGTCGGGCGCGCTGACGAGTCGTCAACTCACCGCGATGTCCGCCGTTCGGCTGGTCATCGGGGCTCCTGGAGCGGTCCGGGGTGCGGCTGGGAACCCTCCCGGTGACGGATTCCACCGCCGAACCAGGAGGAGCACCGTGCACCGCCGGCCCCACCCTTGCCAGACCCGAACCGCCCCCGCCGCCCGACTGCGCCGCGGCGCCGTCGTCGCTCTGCCGATGTCGGCCGCGCTGCTGCTGGCGCCGGGCTGCTCCAGCAACACCTCCAACTCGGCGGGCGGAGGAAGCAGCCCGACCGCGACCTCCAGCGCGCAGAAGGTCAAGTTCGCCAAGACCCGTTTCCTGGCCAACGCCGGGCTCGCCGCGGGCGCCACCTACCAGTGGATCTACAAGCCGCTCAAGGCCGGCACCTTCAAGAAGGGCGCCAAGGGCCGGACCGGCGCCTTCGTCAAGGCCGGACTCGCCGGCGGATTCACCTACAACCGGCTCA contains the following coding sequences:
- a CDS encoding TetR/AcrR family transcriptional regulator, with the protein product MRSEVKQDPPAARPKRLPRAVREQQMLDAAVRVFSRSGYHAASMDEIAEQCEVSKPLLYLYLGSKEELFGACLRREADRLIEALADAVDPELEPGEQLFRGLVAFFAFVAEHRESWIVLYQQARSQGGPIVAEVVEVRRMVTAAVAGLVRASAPVAGAEGEAGPVLPEQRAAEQRGAEGRGEAVAIAHALVGGADALADWVLASSGAEPPETTARRLMNVFWIGLERRMAGERYTDSSG